One genomic window of Micropterus dolomieu isolate WLL.071019.BEF.003 ecotype Adirondacks linkage group LG06, ASM2129224v1, whole genome shotgun sequence includes the following:
- the LOC123973069 gene encoding nuclear receptor ROR-beta-like — protein sequence MRAQIEVIPCKICGDKSSGIHYGVITCEGCKGFFRRSQQNNAMYSCSRQRNCLIDRTNRNRCQHCRLQKCLALGMSRDAVKFGRMSKKQRDSLYAEVQKHQKSQEGVGSGGGGSTALSLPKEDGICGGSGEEGEEGLSRSYSSGGSSSTLSDLDDIAALPDLFDLPLTPEEASEYCSLELLGGGASTGNTSNSSSASSSSSSLSNQNSPQQTMLDGADSNGIQLLHTHSLTHPLLAHTHALLDHLPDDCSITDLERITQSIVKSHLETCQYSAEDMKRFTWVQYTPEDTRAFQNKSAEWMWQQCAHHITNAIQYVVEFAKRIAGFMDLCQNDQIILLKAGCLEVLLIRMCRAFNANNNTIFFNGKFAPAQFFKALGCDDLVSAVFDLGKGLCRLQLSDEEMALFSAAVLLSPDRPWLTEGQKVQKLQEKVYLALQHSLHKSGASDEKLDKMVSKLPVMKSICNLHIDKLEFFRLVHPETAYSFPPLYREVFGSEMSLPDSTNS from the exons ATGAGAG CTCAGATCGAGGTCATCCCCTGTAAGATCTGTGGGGACAAGTCCTCAGGAATCCACTATGGAGTCATCACCTGCGAAGGCTGCAAG gGATTCTTCCGTCGCAGCCAGCAGAACAACGCCATGTACTCTTGTTCCCGCCAGAGGAACTGCCTGATCGACCGCACTAACCGTAACCGCTGCCAGCACTGCCGCCTACAGAAGTGTCTGGCTTTGGGCATGAGCAGAGACG CGGTCAAGTTCGGTCGTATGTCCAAGAAGCAGCGTGACAGCCTCTATGCTGAGGTGCAGAAACACCAGAAGTCCCAGGAGGGTGTGGGCTCCGGAGGCGGAGGCTCTACTGCTCTGTCCTTACCCAAGGAGGACGGCATCTGTGGCGGTAGCGGGGAGGAGGGTGAAGAGGGTCTGAGCCGGTCCTACAGCAGTGGGGGCTCTAGCTCAACCCTCAGCGACTTGGACGACATCGCAGCGCTGCCGGACCTGTTCGACCTGCCACTGACCCCCGAGGAGGCCAGCGAGTACTGCAGCCTGGAGCTGCTCGGCGGAGGGGCCAGCACCGGGAACACCTCCAACTCATCGTCcgcttcttcctcttcatcatcctTGTCCAATCAGAATTCCCCTCAGCAGACTATGCTGGATGGGGCCGACAGCAACGGGATCCagctcctgcacacacactctctcacgcATCCGCtgctggcacacacacatgcactgctGGACCATCTGCCTGATGACTGCTCGATAACAGACCTCG AGCGCATAACTCAGAGTATTGTTAAGTCTCACTTGGAGACGTGTCAGTACAGCGCTGAAGACATGAAGAGATTCACCTGGGTACAATACACACCTGAGGACACACGTGCTTTTCAAAACAAG TCAGCAGAGTGGATGTGGCAGCAGTGTGCACACCACATCACCAACGCCATTCAGTACGTGGTGGAGTTTGCCAAACGCATCGCTGGCTTCATGGATTTGTGCCAGAATGATCAGATTATATTGCTGAAAGCAG GCTGTTTGGAAGTGCTGCTGATACGCATGTGCCGAGCGTTCAACGCCAACAACAACACCATTTTCTTCAATGGGAAGTTCGCCCCGGCTCAGTTCTTCAAAGCACTTG GCTGTGACGACCTGGTCAGCGCAGTGTTTGACCTGGGAAAAGGACTCTGCCGTCTACAGCTGTCTGACGAAGAGATGGCTCTGTTTAGCGCAGCCGTCCTTCTATCGCctg ATCGACCCTGGCTAACAGAAGGCCAAAAGGTTCAAAAACTCCAGGAGAAAGTCTATCTGGCTCTGCAGCACAGTCTACATAAGAGTGGTGCTTCTGACGAGAAACTGGACAAG ATGGTGTCCAAGCTGCCCGTAATGAAGTCTATCTGTAACCTCCACATTGACAAACTCGAGTTTTTCCGTTTGGTCCACCCGGAGACCGCCTACAGTTTCCCGCCACTGTACCGGGAAGTGTTTGGCAGCGAGATGTCTCTGCCGGATTCCACCAACAgctag